In Solanum pennellii chromosome 3, SPENNV200, a single window of DNA contains:
- the LOC107015488 gene encoding plant-specific TFIIB-related protein PTF2 — MENSRSCKSCQKHTIGSDDTTGNPVCLSCGTLQDYDNYDAQIGGISGPTGTQVRTGTAGSGTVYNYNETKIYNAQKEIEDLMYQLGFSSLKSSEVKDMVVKVTDGEYGQGRWFTVLIGACACIVMRIDGKPLAIVTVANIVCCDIYELGRMIYRVVDFLDLKLPEFDIVDSFEHYIRNAPSFSEVSEDLIGRMLKQGVFLVQCLVKWYVTTGRRPLPVVAAVLVFVAQLNQVVVVIEDVANELQVAVVTCRLRYKELLERLVKVARGLPWGEDVTVKNIMKHATFVIQYMELKSMSKNRNKNKNFEDVGFDLDYLIDDCLSNGNDYALDADDTVNDSQYFTMDHSKRLSIEGPNRFQISQECLAMIYSKMKDEMHVHESTHSKDNSIRKRKRGYGMLSYTDWWKGESEMSKKLLVKQIVEKDVGLSVMPPSFDSGCLAYERRKEKIKAAKYRIHKTMYPSDASSIDTIDVGSLEHVNAGKRRKRKMKCDVDWEDFIIETLLLHQVEEVEIEKGYYKTLMDLHVFNY, encoded by the coding sequence ATGGAGAATTCTCGTTCCTGCAAGAGTTGTCAAAAGCATACAATCGGTTCAGATGACACAACAGGTAATCCCGTTTGTTTATCATGTGGAACTTTACAAGATTACGATAATTACGATGCCCAAATCGGTGGAATTAGTGGTCCAACCGGAACACAAGTCCGCACCGGCACCGCCGGTAGCGGAACAGTTTATAACTACAACGAAACAAAAATTTACAATGCCCAGAAAGAAATCGAAGATTTAATGTACCAATTAGGATTTTCGAGCTTGAAATCTAGTGAAGTTAAGGATATGGTAGTGAAAGTTACCGACGGAGAATACGGGCAGGGTAGATGGTTTACAGTATTAATAGGTGCTTGTGCTTGTATTGTAATGAGGATAGATGGGAAGCCGTTGGCTATTGTTACGGTAGCGAATATAGTTTGTTGTGATATTTATGAATTGGGTAGGATGATTTATCGGGTTGttgattttcttgatttgaagttgcctgaatttgatattgttgattcgTTCGAGCATTATATTAGGAATGCTCCGAGCTTTAGTGAGGTTTCTGAGGATTTGATTGGGAGGATGTTGAAACAGGGTGTTTTTTTGGTGCAGTGTTTGGTGAAGTGGTATGTGACGACGGGAAGGAGGCCGTTGCCTGTTGTGGCAGCAGTATTGGTGTTTGTTGCGCAGTTGAATCAAGTTGTTGTGGTGATTGAAGATGTGGCGAATGAGTTGCAAGTGGCAGTTGTTACTTGTAGGTTGAGGTATAAGGAGTTGTTGGAAAGGCTTGTGAAGGTTGCTCGAGGTTTGCCTTGGGGTGAGGATGTTACGGTTAAGAATATTATGAAGCATGCGACTTTCGTTATTCAATACATGGAGTTAAAGTCAATGTCGaagaatagaaataaaaataagaattttgagGATGTTGGGTTTGATCTGGATTATTTGATCGATGATTGTTTGAGCAACGGAAATGACTATGCTTTAGATGCCGATGACACCGTAAATGACTCGCAGTACTTTACGATGGATCACTCTAAAAGGTTGAGTATTGAAGGTCCAAATAGATTCCAAATTTCCCAAGAGTGTTTGGCAATGATTTATTCGAAGATGAAGGATGAAATGCATGTACACGAGTCGACACATAGCAAAGATAATAGCATTAGGAAAAGAAAGAGAGGATATGGCATGCTTTCATACACAGATTGGTGGAAGGGCGAATCAGAAATGAGCAAAAAGCTTTTAGTGAAGCAAATAGTGGAGAAAGATGTGGGCTTAAGTGTTATGCCTCCTTCTTTTGATAGTGGTTGCTTGGCATatgaaaggagaaaagagaagataaaagCTGCAAAGTATCGAATCCATAAGACAATGTATCCTTCGGATGCTAGTTCAATTGATACGATTGATGTAGGCTCCCTCGAACACGTAAATGCTggaaagagaaggaaaaggaaaatgaaatgtGATGTTGATTGGGAGGATTTCATTATTGAAACCCTTCTGCTTCATCAGGTGGAAGAAGTGGAGATAGAAAAGGGATATTACAAGACCCTGATGGACTTGCATGTTTTCAACTATTGA
- the LOC107013086 gene encoding senescence-specific cysteine protease SAG39-like yields MAYMFNSSIIFATLLVLNFLIIQATSRTLYESSMVEKHEQWMAKYGREYKDEIEKAERFKVFKQNFEYIESINKNGTRSYKLGINEFADRRKEEFKSIRNGYKIPSKQRIKTKSFRYENASSPITMDWRKKGAVTRIKDQGQCGCCWAFSAVAAIEGLNMIKTGKLISLSEQELVDCDIGLNEGCEGGLMDNAFKFIIKNNGITSENSYPYKGIDSICNKNKLINHMVKISRYEDIPSNSEWALLKAVANQPVSVAIDAGGSDFQFYSSGVFTGHCGNQLDHGVTAIGYGVTKGGTKYWLVKNSWGTSWGEDGYIRMLRDVNVKGGLCGIAMQASYPIA; encoded by the exons ATGGCTTATATGTTTAATTCTAGTATTATTTTTGCTACGTTACTAGTGTTGAATTTCTTGATCATTCAAGCTACATCTCGTACTTTATACGAATCATCAATGGTTGAAAAACATGAACAATGGATGGCTAAGTATGGACGTGAATACAAAGATGAAATAGAAAAGGCAGAGAGGTTCAAGGTATTCAAACAAAATTTCGAGTATATCGAATcgataaataaaaatggaacACGATCGTATAAATTAGGCATCAATGAATTTGCTGATCGTAGAAAAGAGGAATTTAAATCTATTCGTAACGGATACAAAATACCGTCTAAGCAACGAATAAAAACTAAGTCATTTCGATATGAAAATGCTTCATCTCCAATTACGATGGATTGGAGGAAGAAAGGTGCGGTTACTAGGATTAAAGACCAAGGGCAATGTG GATGTTGTTGGGCGTTTTCCGCTGTGGCTGCAATAGAAGGACTTAACATGATTAAAACGGGTAAATTGATTTCATTATCTGAGCAAGAGTTGGTTGATTGCGATATAGGTTTAAATGAGGGTTGTGAAGGAGGTCTCATGGATAAcgcttttaaatttattataaaaaacaatGGAATTACATCAGAAAATAGTTATCCTTACAAGGGAATCGATAGTATTTGTAACAAGAACAAATTAATCAACCATATGGTGAAAATTTCTAGGTATGAAGATATTCCAAGTAATAGTGAATGGGCTTTACTTAAAGCTGTTGCAAATCAACCTGTATCTGTGGCGATCGATGCTGGTGGATcagattttcaattttattctaGTGGTGTGTTTACAGGACATTGTGGAAATCAATTAGATCACGGCGTTACTGCAATTGGTTATGGAGTAACTAAAGGTGGTACTAAGTATTGGCTCGTTAAGAACTCTTGGGGAACTAGTTGGGGCGAAGACGGATACATTAGAATGTTAAGAGATGTTAATGTTAAGGGAGGACTTTGTGGGATCGCCATGCAAGCTTCTTACCCAATCgcttaa